Proteins co-encoded in one Streptomyces sp. NBC_01723 genomic window:
- a CDS encoding DUF2637 domain-containing protein, with product MNPTPAGHEPNRPTEDGTLAPTAPGKPLTRAQKILIAIVAAGVLTIATLGFIGSYNAVTDLATAKGFGKFAQAFPIAIDAGIIAFLALDLLLTWLRMPYPLLRHGAWLLTAATIAFNAAAAWPDWLGVGMHAVIPVLFVVAVEAARHAIGRIADITADKHIESPPITRWLLNPAGTFILWRRQRLWGIRSWDKVVDLERERRIYRAQLRKEHGRGWRRKATADQLLVLRLTADGMSVQDAIDRPHREARKQADAEANRAAEARAKAEAEAEAKHQAELRKAETEAKRRAEVAEAEAAEARARAEAEAAAEVARLEVEAKQRAEAEAGRLLVAETEAKLASIAREQQQAEAEAELKRQQRAAEQARIQADIARQAREQQAEDDRIRRETQARERAQRIAAQASTASVSASATGTASAPKPDAASGSASTSVSAITGPRAKKQAEVEAVLARMVEANDAEAVSLKWIEEHFGLKQTTAYDRLKTAQQLFAAAQNPKSEKTA from the coding sequence GTGAACCCCACCCCGGCCGGCCACGAGCCGAACCGCCCCACCGAGGACGGCACCCTCGCGCCCACCGCGCCGGGGAAGCCCCTGACCCGAGCCCAGAAGATCCTCATCGCGATTGTCGCCGCCGGCGTCCTCACCATCGCCACCCTCGGCTTCATCGGCTCCTACAACGCCGTCACCGACCTCGCCACCGCCAAGGGCTTCGGCAAATTCGCCCAAGCGTTCCCCATCGCCATCGACGCAGGCATCATCGCCTTCCTCGCCCTCGACCTCCTCCTCACCTGGCTACGCATGCCCTACCCCCTCCTCCGCCACGGGGCATGGCTCCTCACCGCCGCCACCATCGCCTTCAACGCCGCCGCCGCCTGGCCCGACTGGCTCGGCGTCGGCATGCACGCCGTCATTCCCGTCCTCTTCGTCGTCGCCGTCGAAGCCGCCCGTCACGCCATCGGCCGCATCGCCGACATCACCGCCGACAAGCACATCGAAAGCCCCCCGATCACCCGGTGGCTCCTCAACCCAGCCGGCACCTTCATCCTCTGGCGCCGGCAGCGCCTGTGGGGCATCCGCTCCTGGGACAAGGTCGTCGACCTCGAGCGGGAGCGCCGCATCTACCGCGCACAGCTCCGCAAGGAACACGGGCGCGGCTGGCGCCGCAAGGCGACCGCCGACCAACTCCTCGTCCTCCGCCTCACCGCCGACGGCATGAGCGTCCAAGACGCCATCGACCGCCCCCACCGCGAAGCCCGCAAGCAGGCCGACGCCGAAGCGAACCGTGCAGCCGAAGCCAGGGCGAAGGCCGAAGCCGAAGCCGAAGCGAAGCACCAGGCCGAACTCCGCAAGGCCGAAACCGAAGCGAAGCGGCGGGCCGAAGTAGCCGAAGCCGAAGCGGCCGAAGCGCGTGCCCGAGCCGAAGCCGAAGCGGCAGCCGAAGTAGCCCGGCTCGAAGTCGAAGCGAAGCAGCGAGCCGAAGCCGAAGCGGGGCGACTGCTCGTAGCCGAAACCGAAGCGAAGCTCGCTTCCATCGCCCGCGAGCAGCAGCAGGCCGAAGCCGAAGCCGAACTGAAGCGCCAGCAGCGCGCTGCCGAGCAGGCCCGCATCCAGGCAGACATCGCACGCCAGGCCCGGGAGCAGCAGGCAGAAGACGACCGCATCCGCCGCGAGACGCAGGCCCGCGAGCGCGCCCAGCGCATCGCCGCCCAAGCCTCCACCGCTTCGGTTTCAGCTTCGGCCACGGGCACGGCTTCCGCCCCGAAGCCGGATGCCGCTTCGGGTTCGGCTTCGACTTCGGTGTCCGCCATCACCGGGCCCAGGGCGAAGAAGCAGGCCGAAGTCGAAGCGGTCCTCGCCCGCATGGTCGAAGCGAACGACGCCGAAGCGGTCTCCCTGAAGTGGATCGAGGAGCACTTCGGGCTGAAGCAGACCACCGCATACGACCGCCTCAAGACAGCCCAGCAGCTGTTCGCCGCAGCCCAGAACCCGAAGTCCGAGAAGACGGCCTGA
- a CDS encoding DUF6221 family protein, translating into MTEQKLETGHSMSSLVKWLHAQFNWDAAVARCACHLDEGQWRQDDPQRFQGLIVDDRNETVVRDEGMLSEQRARHVALHDPARVLREIDVKRQIVRQAFEHAATIDGEWGCCHDAEAIEAGYCEEQRPNDLRLLRLLALPYADRAGYREEWRP; encoded by the coding sequence GTGACCGAACAGAAACTGGAGACGGGACACAGCATGAGCAGCCTGGTGAAATGGCTACACGCACAGTTCAACTGGGACGCTGCCGTCGCACGGTGTGCCTGCCACCTCGATGAGGGACAGTGGCGGCAGGACGATCCGCAGCGCTTCCAAGGGCTGATCGTGGACGACCGCAATGAGACAGTTGTGCGGGATGAGGGCATGCTGTCGGAGCAGCGCGCTCGCCACGTTGCCCTGCACGATCCGGCGCGGGTCTTGAGAGAGATAGACGTCAAGCGGCAGATCGTCCGGCAGGCGTTCGAGCATGCTGCGACGATCGACGGCGAGTGGGGCTGCTGCCACGACGCGGAAGCGATCGAAGCTGGGTACTGCGAGGAGCAGCGGCCGAACGACCTGCGGTTGCTGCGGCTGCTCGCATTGCCCTACGCGGACCGGGCCGGCTACCGCGAGGAGTGGCGACCATGA
- a CDS encoding HK97 gp10 family phage protein, with protein sequence MDLDDLPGRLEQAADRVGPEVNRAVKQQGRLLLAMIKFNASGRPGPNIITGDYFDSWKPEPFPVPDGGGMDIGTTEPQGKRLEYGFMYRYDSLGRFYRQPPFPHVGPAVADIEQDMLDPFKAACDRIFGSA encoded by the coding sequence ATGGACCTGGACGACCTTCCCGGCCGGCTTGAGCAGGCTGCGGACCGTGTCGGACCTGAGGTGAATCGTGCAGTGAAGCAGCAGGGCCGCCTCCTCCTCGCAATGATCAAGTTCAACGCGTCCGGTCGCCCCGGCCCGAACATCATTACCGGGGACTACTTCGACTCGTGGAAGCCCGAGCCGTTCCCCGTACCCGACGGCGGCGGCATGGACATCGGCACGACCGAGCCGCAGGGAAAGCGCCTCGAGTACGGGTTCATGTACCGCTACGACAGCTTGGGCCGCTTTTACCGGCAGCCGCCCTTCCCGCACGTCGGGCCCGCAGTCGCCGACATCGAGCAGGACATGCTGGACCCGTTCAAAGCCGCCTGCGACCGCATCTTCGGGAGCGCCTGA
- a CDS encoding GIY-YIG nuclease family protein, translating into MNLNLCAVLRCIQTPFIHEPLPICRQHAVMLSQNITDRLYSNAIGTSTASDLDIDKAAVAPDNVWGQPSHPSVVYFMTNGDRVKIGVSTNITARVGALSLRRSNAALLLNGDSRLENALHAHFDSDRVGKTEWFLLSVRIKDYIARRKEADAALRQPQLPDDPGAPPSEAPAKPATAQQRLLDALHSFADPAGLETIYVTRETLSRVSGVTGSTFDNTLSAMTRKELIHRGADCGRERGTYALGRLPD; encoded by the coding sequence GTGAACCTGAACCTCTGCGCCGTGCTCCGCTGCATCCAGACCCCCTTCATCCACGAGCCGCTCCCCATCTGCCGCCAGCACGCCGTGATGCTTTCGCAGAACATCACAGACCGGCTGTACTCCAACGCGATCGGCACCAGCACCGCCTCAGACCTGGACATCGACAAGGCTGCGGTTGCACCCGACAACGTCTGGGGGCAGCCATCCCACCCTTCAGTCGTCTACTTCATGACCAACGGAGACCGAGTCAAGATCGGAGTCAGCACCAACATCACAGCCCGCGTCGGCGCCCTGTCCCTGCGAAGGAGCAACGCTGCTCTCCTGCTGAACGGGGACAGCAGGCTCGAGAACGCACTCCACGCCCACTTCGACTCGGACCGCGTCGGTAAAACCGAGTGGTTCTTGCTGTCCGTCAGGATCAAGGACTACATAGCGCGCAGGAAGGAAGCCGACGCTGCCCTGCGTCAGCCGCAACTCCCAGACGACCCCGGCGCCCCACCCTCAGAAGCCCCTGCCAAGCCGGCGACTGCCCAGCAACGCCTCCTCGACGCCCTCCACAGCTTCGCCGACCCCGCCGGACTCGAGACCATCTACGTCACCCGGGAAACCCTCAGCCGGGTCTCCGGCGTCACCGGATCCACCTTCGACAACACCCTCAGCGCCATGACCCGCAAGGAACTCATCCACCGCGGCGCCGACTGCGGCCGCGAACGCGGCACCTACGCCCTCGGCCGGCTCCCCGACTAG
- a CDS encoding major capsid protein, whose product MEALELLLRDTNDTDLTVFARQMDTPANYRLTREILPERSIQGVRFRTTSAKRRVNAAKFRAYDAPTALAQRQAERVVNEGMLPALGQTLPVSEMDQILLDVGHGSDTQAYLDLLYSDVERHVESIRTAQELAAGQLLANGTVNLPGLGLDVNWNVPAENKPTAGVLWDQPSATPLSDERAWIDYLIDSGAPTPRMVLTSRRARSMLASNTEYQMAYYGQNSANNPGTTLSPPEVDAVRARFGLPPIVIYDVQVWNDNAYQRVIPDNKWILVPDVPASEWAETQYGVTREAAKFTSGTNPALTREEAPGIVVVTKVEDDPVQIYTRGAAIGMPVLYVPDIHISATVLGD is encoded by the coding sequence ATGGAGGCTCTCGAGCTCCTCCTGCGGGACACGAACGACACCGACCTGACGGTGTTCGCCCGCCAGATGGACACCCCGGCGAACTACCGGCTGACCCGGGAGATCCTGCCCGAGCGCAGCATCCAGGGCGTCCGCTTCCGCACGACGAGCGCCAAGCGCCGAGTGAACGCGGCCAAGTTCCGCGCCTACGACGCGCCGACCGCTCTCGCGCAGCGGCAGGCCGAGCGGGTCGTCAACGAGGGCATGCTGCCCGCCCTCGGTCAGACCCTCCCCGTCTCCGAGATGGACCAGATCCTCCTGGACGTCGGCCACGGCTCCGACACCCAGGCCTACCTCGACCTGCTCTACAGCGACGTGGAACGGCACGTGGAGTCCATCCGCACCGCGCAGGAACTCGCCGCCGGTCAGCTCCTGGCCAACGGCACCGTGAACCTGCCCGGCCTCGGCCTGGACGTCAACTGGAACGTCCCCGCGGAGAACAAGCCGACCGCCGGCGTTCTGTGGGACCAGCCGTCCGCGACGCCGCTGTCCGACGAACGCGCCTGGATCGACTACCTCATCGACTCCGGCGCCCCCACCCCGCGGATGGTCCTCACCTCCCGCCGGGCCCGCTCCATGCTGGCCTCCAACACCGAGTACCAGATGGCGTACTACGGGCAGAACTCCGCGAACAACCCGGGCACCACCCTGTCGCCGCCCGAGGTCGACGCCGTCCGCGCCCGCTTCGGTCTCCCGCCGATCGTCATCTACGACGTCCAGGTGTGGAACGACAACGCGTATCAGCGGGTCATCCCGGACAACAAGTGGATCCTCGTCCCGGACGTCCCGGCGTCGGAGTGGGCGGAGACCCAGTACGGCGTCACCCGTGAGGCCGCGAAGTTCACGTCCGGCACCAACCCGGCCCTGACCCGGGAAGAGGCCCCCGGCATCGTCGTGGTCACCAAGGTCGAGGACGACCCGGTGCAGATCTACACCCGCGGCGCCGCGATCGGCATGCCGGTGCTGTACGTACCGGACATCCACATCTCGGCGACCGTCCTCGGAGACTGA
- a CDS encoding GIY-YIG nuclease family protein, with protein sequence MLVDTRRAVAGTLRRARPSTFVFVERCVLDDPRLSLAAKGLFAVVAAWEEGHSSPTDESVAPLLDELVAAGYAAVGDDGEVAVGLAAEGDDEGQAVPRTVPAPQTGTEDNGWAYAISDASGAHVKIGCSQNVARRLKVLQTGYPTALRVLWQGAGGASMEAHLHARFARRRIRGEWFDFAGVDALKLITKAASGFRGVAK encoded by the coding sequence ATGCTGGTCGACACCAGGCGCGCGGTGGCTGGAACGCTACGGCGAGCTAGGCCGTCCACGTTCGTCTTCGTTGAGCGATGCGTGCTTGATGACCCCCGCCTTTCCCTTGCGGCGAAGGGCCTCTTCGCCGTGGTCGCTGCTTGGGAGGAAGGGCACAGCTCTCCGACCGATGAGTCTGTAGCTCCGCTGCTGGATGAACTGGTGGCTGCCGGATATGCGGCGGTCGGTGATGACGGCGAGGTAGCCGTGGGCTTGGCCGCAGAGGGGGACGATGAGGGCCAGGCAGTCCCACGGACCGTACCTGCGCCGCAGACGGGCACAGAAGACAACGGGTGGGCCTACGCCATCAGCGACGCTTCCGGTGCCCACGTCAAGATTGGATGTTCTCAGAACGTCGCCCGGCGGCTGAAGGTCCTCCAGACTGGGTATCCCACTGCTCTTCGCGTGCTATGGCAGGGCGCTGGCGGAGCATCCATGGAGGCTCACCTGCACGCGCGTTTCGCGCGCCGACGCATCCGTGGCGAGTGGTTCGACTTCGCGGGTGTTGACGCACTAAAGCTGATCACCAAGGCAGCATCCGGCTTCCGTGGAGTTGCCAAATGA
- a CDS encoding helix-turn-helix domain-containing protein, with amino-acid sequence MSVEHMAMVFAAEGLDGGEKLLLLAYTNYTDPNGYCWPSEQRLADDCGTSVSTVARQKRSLKGKKLLASVRRINPRTGEPISNLSRVNLPLLASMRRPDRKYDDNLMQQITFDENDGSDLLKCHSDGYPLPDRQVPPSKMTGTPCQSDSQSLTDPPREPVEIPVDGRSPATSGSRAARAGGSAASGNSKPTFSREQRRQYDAFVAALPAPLKALVPNGLPKPLVDAVLAATDYSSSEGRTVEQLVEYRLMPKWDKHYSRRDQAGPIEKPVGVLVAMLRRDNECQDPRCDERTNVDTGQPCISCEQRVIGKRAERAAAEAGSAPEPVPAPEPRREPVQRSAAPVPPPREAAITEVSDQQRSLARAAVLANRSKNRASRMPR; translated from the coding sequence ATGAGCGTTGAGCACATGGCGATGGTCTTTGCCGCGGAGGGCCTGGACGGCGGCGAGAAGCTGCTTCTCCTGGCGTACACGAACTACACCGACCCGAACGGCTACTGCTGGCCGAGCGAGCAGCGCCTAGCGGACGACTGCGGAACATCGGTGAGCACCGTGGCACGCCAGAAGCGCAGCCTGAAGGGGAAGAAGCTGCTGGCTTCGGTCCGTCGTATCAATCCGAGAACTGGAGAGCCGATCTCGAACCTGTCTCGGGTGAATCTGCCGTTGCTGGCGTCGATGCGCCGGCCGGACCGGAAGTACGACGACAACCTGATGCAGCAGATCACGTTCGACGAGAACGACGGGTCTGACCTGCTGAAATGTCATTCTGACGGGTACCCCCTGCCAGATCGACAGGTACCCCCCTCCAAAATGACAGGTACCCCCTGTCAAAGTGACAGCCAATCCCTTACTGATCCACCAAGAGAACCCGTAGAGATCCCTGTGGACGGGCGTAGCCCTGCAACCTCAGGTAGTAGGGCTGCGCGTGCTGGCGGCTCCGCCGCGTCCGGCAACAGCAAGCCCACCTTCTCCCGAGAGCAGCGCCGCCAGTACGACGCGTTCGTAGCGGCTCTGCCCGCACCGCTGAAGGCTCTGGTGCCGAACGGCCTGCCGAAGCCTCTCGTGGACGCTGTACTGGCTGCTACGGACTACAGCAGCAGCGAGGGCAGGACGGTGGAGCAGCTGGTCGAGTACCGGCTGATGCCGAAGTGGGATAAGCACTACTCCCGCCGAGACCAGGCTGGCCCGATTGAGAAGCCTGTCGGTGTGCTGGTGGCGATGCTGCGCCGCGACAACGAGTGCCAGGACCCGCGGTGCGACGAACGGACGAACGTCGACACCGGCCAGCCGTGCATCTCCTGTGAGCAGCGGGTCATTGGGAAGCGGGCGGAGCGGGCCGCAGCGGAGGCTGGCAGTGCTCCGGAGCCTGTTCCTGCACCGGAGCCGCGTCGGGAACCTGTCCAGCGTTCTGCCGCGCCTGTGCCGCCGCCTCGAGAAGCCGCGATCACCGAGGTGTCCGACCAGCAGCGGTCCCTGGCCCGTGCTGCTGTCCTTGCCAACCGCAGCAAGAACCGCGCCTCCCGGATGCCCAGATGA
- a CDS encoding GntR family transcriptional regulator, with protein sequence MPKKPGSAEIAAELRRQIQDGTLRPGDEVPSYNQIKAQYQVAHATAARAYRTLKLEGLILSRPGAKMIVASPASTGIGARVALHASTGSALGDGESSRILEVGTVGADALVAHRLDVPPGTPVQMRRRVVSRGSMPVHLSSSYYPAYVVAVTPELTEPVSTGASRELAAARLGVAQDEVLEEVTSRHATAAEKDALGLTAGEVVVTQVVRTVTLEDGRIVEVAVKVAEGSTILRWTTSLRPQE encoded by the coding sequence ATGCCGAAGAAGCCTGGGTCCGCAGAGATCGCCGCGGAGCTGCGACGTCAGATTCAGGACGGAACCCTGCGGCCCGGCGACGAAGTACCGAGCTACAACCAGATCAAGGCCCAGTACCAGGTAGCCCACGCAACAGCAGCTCGCGCGTACCGGACTCTGAAGCTGGAAGGGCTCATCCTTTCCCGGCCGGGCGCCAAGATGATCGTGGCGTCGCCGGCCAGCACTGGAATCGGCGCCCGGGTTGCGTTGCATGCAAGCACCGGCAGCGCCTTGGGGGACGGCGAGTCCTCACGCATTCTGGAAGTGGGGACCGTCGGTGCGGACGCCCTCGTCGCGCACAGGCTGGACGTGCCCCCAGGCACTCCGGTTCAGATGCGTCGGCGAGTCGTAAGCCGAGGCAGCATGCCCGTCCACCTGAGCAGCAGCTACTACCCGGCTTACGTGGTCGCGGTGACTCCTGAGCTGACGGAACCGGTGTCGACCGGAGCCTCACGGGAGCTCGCAGCGGCACGGCTGGGCGTTGCCCAGGACGAGGTCCTTGAGGAAGTCACCAGCCGGCACGCCACGGCCGCGGAGAAGGACGCTCTTGGCCTGACCGCGGGCGAGGTGGTCGTGACGCAGGTGGTTCGTACAGTAACGCTGGAGGATGGTCGAATCGTTGAGGTGGCCGTGAAGGTCGCCGAAGGATCGACGATCCTGCGTTGGACCACGTCGCTTCGACCTCAGGAGTAA
- a CDS encoding DUF6093 family protein translates to MAIDLPSILANAAVIVEGAILLDTVRFSSPAGGPPVFNPDTGLYEIPEGETLYEGPGAVQSGTLPESASAVVATQPWVNETTSKYKVFTPLTAPIAARDTIVTVVAVHEGGDQTLIGRQWRAMDPSQGGTLGVIRVTSLDQIQQAGGT, encoded by the coding sequence ATGGCCATCGACCTGCCCAGCATCCTCGCCAACGCCGCAGTCATCGTGGAAGGCGCGATCCTCCTCGACACGGTGCGGTTCTCCAGCCCCGCCGGCGGGCCGCCCGTCTTCAACCCCGACACCGGCCTCTACGAGATCCCCGAAGGGGAGACCCTGTACGAGGGGCCGGGAGCCGTGCAGTCCGGGACCCTGCCCGAATCGGCGTCCGCGGTCGTCGCGACGCAGCCGTGGGTGAACGAGACCACCAGCAAGTACAAGGTGTTCACGCCGCTCACCGCGCCGATAGCGGCCCGGGACACCATCGTCACCGTCGTTGCCGTCCACGAGGGCGGAGACCAGACGCTGATCGGCCGGCAGTGGCGGGCCATGGACCCCTCCCAGGGCGGCACCCTCGGCGTCATCCGTGTCACCAGCCTCGACCAGATCCAGCAGGCGGGAGGCACGTGA
- a CDS encoding terminase large subunit domain-containing protein, whose protein sequence is MAMDHSPGGLAAVLTEGREKQAPHLNLIDDAFRRIAAGEKLQVMLTMPPRHGKSQRASRWGPLWYLRRHPDKRVMLASYGAELADGHGRWVRDQLRTYGDVMGVRLDPNSRAANRFDLEQERGLSVRGGMVTAGVGGGLTGLGFSLGIIDDPFKGSEDANSPAQRERVWDWYQSVFYTRRAPGASLILINTRWHENDLSGRILENEPENWLQIDLPAVAFQAGDALGRTPGQPLWPQQYDTEELADIKRAVGERVWWALYQQQPRPLEGGVWKWPWITRNRVTPMIFRGVDLTRTVVAVDQAGGKGSSHDETGIIGAGRTTDGQMYVLADRSANMGADTWGHEACRLAIDLRADAFVVEDNFGGDQSAQILRQAWRDLERSGETSGLLMPRIIPVHAKQGKQLRAEPIAQLYAQDQVHHVGEFPDLETQMVTWLPGMDSPDRMDAAVHALTELADPAQEGLGAQHYSDQRLRGRR, encoded by the coding sequence ATGGCCATGGACCACTCCCCAGGTGGACTTGCAGCCGTCCTCACCGAAGGGCGGGAGAAGCAGGCCCCCCACCTGAATCTCATAGACGACGCGTTCCGGCGCATTGCCGCAGGAGAGAAACTCCAGGTCATGCTGACGATGCCCCCACGTCATGGGAAGTCGCAGCGTGCCTCCCGGTGGGGTCCCCTGTGGTATCTGCGCCGGCACCCCGATAAGCGGGTCATGCTCGCCTCCTACGGCGCCGAACTCGCCGACGGGCACGGGCGGTGGGTCCGTGATCAGCTCCGCACCTACGGCGACGTCATGGGCGTGCGCCTCGACCCGAACTCCCGGGCCGCAAACCGCTTCGACCTCGAACAGGAACGCGGATTGTCTGTGCGCGGCGGCATGGTTACCGCCGGTGTCGGTGGCGGCCTGACCGGCCTGGGATTTTCGCTCGGAATCATCGACGACCCTTTCAAGGGATCTGAGGATGCCAACAGCCCAGCGCAGCGCGAACGGGTCTGGGACTGGTACCAGTCGGTGTTCTACACGCGGCGAGCACCCGGCGCATCACTGATCTTGATCAATACCCGGTGGCATGAGAACGATCTGTCCGGCCGGATCCTTGAGAACGAGCCCGAGAACTGGCTCCAGATCGACCTCCCCGCCGTCGCATTCCAGGCAGGCGACGCCCTCGGCCGCACCCCCGGACAACCCCTGTGGCCGCAGCAGTACGACACCGAAGAACTCGCCGACATCAAACGAGCCGTCGGCGAACGAGTCTGGTGGGCCCTCTACCAGCAGCAGCCCAGACCGCTGGAGGGAGGCGTCTGGAAGTGGCCGTGGATCACCCGGAACCGCGTCACCCCCATGATCTTCCGAGGCGTCGACCTCACACGGACCGTCGTCGCCGTCGACCAGGCCGGCGGGAAGGGCTCCTCCCACGACGAAACCGGCATCATCGGAGCAGGCCGCACCACCGACGGCCAGATGTACGTCCTCGCCGACCGATCCGCGAACATGGGCGCCGACACCTGGGGACACGAGGCCTGCCGGCTAGCCATTGATCTCCGAGCGGATGCCTTCGTCGTAGAGGACAACTTCGGCGGCGACCAGTCCGCGCAGATCCTCCGCCAGGCCTGGCGCGACCTCGAGCGGTCCGGTGAGACCAGCGGCCTGCTCATGCCGCGGATCATCCCGGTACACGCCAAACAGGGCAAGCAACTCCGCGCGGAACCCATCGCACAGCTGTACGCCCAGGACCAGGTCCATCACGTGGGCGAGTTCCCCGACCTGGAGACCCAGATGGTCACCTGGCTCCCCGGCATGGACAGCCCTGACCGTATGGACGCTGCCGTGCACGCGCTGACAGAGCTGGCCGATCCGGCGCAGGAAGGCCTCGGCGCGCAGCACTACAGCGACCAGCGTCTGCGAGGACGCCGGTAG